In Hymenobacter sublimis, a single genomic region encodes these proteins:
- a CDS encoding sigma-54 interaction domain-containing protein, with the protein MTPSEIQSIKQRFGIIGNAPSLNYAIQVAAQVAPTDMTVLITGESGSGKESFSKIIHALSPRKHGQFIAINCGAIPEGTIDSELFGHEKGSFTGAQEARKGYFEVTNGGTIFLDEIGEMPLGTQARLLRVLENGEFIRVGSSKVQKTDVRVVAATNVNLLDAVREGRFREDLYYRLNTVPITVPPLRERGDDIYLLFRKFATDFADRYRVKPINLTPDAVQELQRFRFPGNIRQLKNVAEQMSVLETEREVDARRLRTYLPADQSSRLPMLVHAAGSATDGAGNAYSERDLLYKVLFDMRRDMTDLKKLVLDLAGGGRPHEAQELLRQNSHLFSSVNVAPYEGGAAARPLRQPSPDTGGNEYILHSRDLTVDDSADYEEEAQRVEDIPHETEEETLSLEAKEKEMIIKALKKHNNKRKYAAHDLGISERTLYRKLKQYDLEQA; encoded by the coding sequence TTGACTCCTTCCGAAATACAATCCATCAAGCAGCGCTTTGGCATTATTGGTAATGCCCCTTCGCTGAATTACGCTATCCAGGTAGCCGCGCAGGTTGCTCCTACGGATATGACGGTGCTCATCACTGGGGAAAGCGGCTCGGGCAAGGAGTCCTTTTCAAAGATTATCCACGCCCTTTCCCCGCGCAAGCACGGGCAGTTCATTGCCATCAACTGCGGCGCTATTCCCGAGGGCACCATTGACTCTGAGCTGTTTGGCCACGAAAAGGGCTCATTTACGGGGGCGCAGGAAGCCCGCAAAGGCTACTTTGAGGTAACCAACGGTGGCACCATTTTCCTCGACGAAATTGGGGAAATGCCCCTGGGCACCCAGGCCCGCCTGCTACGGGTGCTAGAAAACGGGGAGTTTATTCGGGTGGGCTCCTCGAAAGTACAGAAGACCGATGTGCGGGTAGTGGCTGCTACCAACGTGAATTTGCTGGATGCCGTGCGCGAAGGCCGCTTCCGCGAGGACCTGTACTACCGCCTCAACACCGTGCCCATCACGGTTCCACCATTGCGTGAACGAGGCGATGATATCTATCTATTATTCAGAAAGTTTGCTACCGACTTTGCTGATCGTTACCGGGTAAAGCCGATCAATCTTACCCCGGATGCCGTGCAGGAATTGCAGCGCTTCCGCTTTCCCGGCAACATTCGCCAGCTTAAGAACGTGGCCGAGCAGATGTCGGTGCTAGAGACGGAGCGGGAAGTGGATGCGCGCCGCTTGCGCACCTACCTGCCCGCCGACCAAAGCAGCCGCCTGCCCATGCTAGTGCACGCGGCCGGCTCCGCCACCGACGGGGCCGGCAACGCCTACTCGGAGCGGGACCTGCTCTACAAGGTCCTCTTTGACATGCGCCGCGACATGACGGACCTGAAGAAGCTGGTCTTGGACCTGGCCGGCGGTGGCCGGCCCCACGAGGCCCAGGAGCTGCTGCGCCAAAACAGTCACCTGTTCTCGAGCGTGAACGTGGCGCCCTACGAGGGAGGCGCTGCGGCCCGCCCGTTGCGCCAGCCTTCCCCCGACACGGGAGGCAACGAATACATCCTCCACTCGCGCGACCTGACAGTGGACGACTCAGCTGACTATGAGGAAGAAGCGCAACGAGTAGAGGATATTCCGCATGAAACGGAGGAAGAAACGTTGAGTCTGGAGGCTAAGGAAAAGGAAATGATTATCAAGGCCCTGAAAAAGCACAACAACAAACGCAAATACGCCGCCCACGACTTGGGCATTTCCGAGCGCACACTCTACCGCAAACTCAAACAATATGATCTGGAACAAGCGTAA
- a CDS encoding LptE family protein produces the protein MIWNKRNWVAGMVILLLLPLLSGCGVYSFNGTSIDPNVETISIATFANNSNNGPSFLPQRFTEDFKDYFQRNTTLKLVPRDGDLQFEGQIIAYDFAPAAIQQQNGQDLAGANQLTIQVRVKFTNTKDPKQDFEETLQTTNPFPATRDITSINNDPAALRLLFRNIITDAFNKSVANW, from the coding sequence ATGATCTGGAACAAGCGTAATTGGGTAGCAGGAATGGTGATTCTGCTCCTGCTGCCCCTGCTGAGCGGCTGCGGGGTATACTCGTTCAATGGCACCTCTATCGACCCGAACGTCGAGACGATTTCCATTGCGACGTTCGCCAACAACTCGAACAACGGGCCGTCCTTCCTACCCCAGCGGTTCACTGAGGACTTCAAGGATTACTTTCAGCGGAACACCACGCTTAAGCTGGTGCCGCGCGACGGCGACTTGCAGTTTGAGGGTCAGATAATTGCCTATGATTTTGCCCCCGCTGCTATTCAGCAGCAGAACGGCCAAGACTTGGCAGGTGCCAACCAGCTCACCATTCAGGTGCGGGTGAAATTCACCAATACCAAGGACCCCAAGCAGGACTTCGAGGAAACCCTGCAAACAACGAACCCCTTCCCCGCCACCCGCGACATCACCAGCATCAACAACGACCCAGCGGCCCTGCGGCTCCTGTTCCGCAACATTATTACTGATGCCTTCAACAAATCGGTAGCCAACTGGTAA
- the secG gene encoding preprotein translocase subunit SecG — translation MYYALIALILLVCLLLALVVLAQNPKGGGISSQFGAGGAAQLMGVKRTGDLLEKLTWGFAIGLMILSLGTHVIGGASEAGPARSVNQQKALETRIPATSAPVGPGAGAPGTPGAAAPAGAPTAPATAPATQPTPAQ, via the coding sequence ATGTACTACGCTCTTATTGCCCTGATTCTTCTTGTTTGCCTGCTGCTGGCCCTCGTGGTGCTGGCTCAAAACCCCAAAGGGGGCGGAATTTCCAGCCAGTTTGGAGCTGGTGGTGCTGCCCAACTCATGGGAGTAAAACGCACCGGTGACTTGCTGGAAAAGCTGACCTGGGGGTTTGCCATTGGATTGATGATTCTGAGCCTGGGCACCCACGTTATCGGCGGTGCTTCCGAAGCTGGTCCGGCCCGGAGCGTAAACCAGCAAAAAGCCCTGGAAACACGCATTCCAGCTACATCAGCACCGGTTGGTCCAGGTGCGGGCGCTCCTGGCACTCCTGGTGCTGCAGCCCCCGCTGGTGCCCCGACCGCGCCGGCCACTGCTCCCGCGACGCAGCCTACCCCAGCTCAGTAG
- the groES gene encoding co-chaperone GroES gives MSLSIKPLADRVIIAPAAAEEKTKSGIIIPDTAKEKPQRGEVVAVGEGKVADNGTTIKPQVQAGDQVLYGKYAGTEITVDGQDYLIMKESDIFAVL, from the coding sequence ATGTCGCTTAGCATCAAACCGCTGGCTGACCGCGTTATCATCGCGCCCGCCGCTGCCGAGGAGAAAACCAAATCGGGTATTATCATCCCCGACACGGCCAAGGAGAAACCCCAGCGTGGCGAAGTAGTTGCCGTAGGCGAAGGCAAGGTGGCCGACAACGGAACCACTATCAAGCCTCAGGTACAAGCTGGTGACCAAGTGCTGTACGGCAAATACGCCGGCACCGAAATCACCGTGGATGGTCAGGACTACCTCATCATGAAGGAGTCGGACATCTTCGCCGTACTGTAA
- the groL gene encoding chaperonin GroEL (60 kDa chaperone family; promotes refolding of misfolded polypeptides especially under stressful conditions; forms two stacked rings of heptamers to form a barrel-shaped 14mer; ends can be capped by GroES; misfolded proteins enter the barrel where they are refolded when GroES binds) encodes MAKNIQFDTEGRDKLKRGVDKLANAVKVTLGPKGRNVVIDKKFGAPSITKDGVTVAKEIELADPVENMGAQLVKEVASKTADQAGDGTTTATVLAQAIYAAGSKNVAAGANPMDLKRGIDKAVLAVVANLKAQSKKIENSSEIAQVGAISANNDMEIGKMIADAMDKVGKEGVITVEEARGTETEVKTVEGMQFDRGYLSPYFVTNPEKMEAEFDNPYILIYDKKVSTMKELLPVLEQVVQTGKPLVIISEDVDGEALATLVVNKLRGSLKIAAVKAPGFGDRRKAMLEDIAVLTGGTVISEERGYKLDSATLEYLGQAEKVIIDKDNTTIVNGRGEKDGITSRVNEIKAQIGTTTSDYDKEKLQERLAKLSGGVAILYIGASTEVEMKEKKDRVDDALHATRAAVEEGVVPGGGVALVRALDALEGVDTLNGDERTGVNIIRTAIEAPLRTIVANAGGEGSVVVQKVREGQADFGYNAREDRYENLMAAGILDPTKVTRLALENAASIAGLLLTTECVISDEPEDDKGGAGVPGNAMGGMGGMM; translated from the coding sequence ATGGCTAAGAACATCCAATTCGATACCGAAGGCCGCGACAAACTGAAGCGCGGCGTTGACAAACTAGCAAACGCAGTAAAGGTAACCCTGGGCCCTAAGGGCCGCAACGTGGTTATCGACAAGAAATTCGGTGCTCCCAGCATCACCAAAGACGGGGTGACGGTAGCCAAAGAAATCGAGCTGGCTGACCCCGTTGAAAACATGGGCGCCCAGCTGGTAAAGGAAGTAGCTTCCAAAACCGCTGACCAAGCCGGTGACGGCACGACTACTGCTACGGTACTGGCTCAGGCCATCTATGCCGCTGGCTCGAAGAACGTGGCTGCTGGTGCTAACCCCATGGACCTGAAGCGCGGCATCGACAAGGCCGTGCTGGCTGTGGTTGCCAACCTGAAAGCGCAATCCAAGAAGATTGAAAATTCGTCGGAAATTGCCCAAGTAGGCGCTATTTCGGCCAACAACGACATGGAAATCGGCAAAATGATTGCCGACGCCATGGACAAAGTAGGCAAGGAAGGCGTTATCACGGTGGAAGAAGCGCGTGGTACCGAAACCGAAGTGAAAACGGTAGAAGGCATGCAGTTCGACCGGGGCTACCTCTCCCCCTACTTCGTGACCAACCCGGAGAAAATGGAGGCGGAGTTCGACAACCCCTACATCCTCATCTACGACAAGAAGGTGAGCACTATGAAGGAGCTGCTGCCCGTACTGGAGCAGGTTGTGCAGACGGGTAAGCCCCTGGTTATCATCTCGGAAGATGTAGACGGCGAAGCCTTGGCTACCCTGGTAGTAAACAAACTGCGCGGCTCGCTGAAAATTGCTGCCGTGAAAGCTCCCGGCTTCGGTGACCGTCGGAAGGCCATGCTGGAAGACATTGCCGTGCTAACGGGCGGTACGGTTATTTCGGAGGAGCGCGGCTACAAGCTGGACAGCGCTACCCTGGAGTACCTCGGTCAGGCTGAGAAAGTTATCATCGACAAAGACAACACGACCATCGTGAACGGCCGTGGCGAGAAAGATGGTATCACTAGCCGCGTAAACGAAATCAAAGCCCAGATCGGCACGACAACTTCTGATTACGATAAGGAGAAGCTGCAGGAGCGTCTGGCTAAACTGTCGGGCGGTGTTGCCATCCTCTACATCGGTGCTTCCACTGAAGTAGAAATGAAGGAGAAGAAAGACCGTGTTGATGATGCTCTGCACGCTACCCGCGCCGCCGTTGAGGAAGGCGTAGTGCCCGGCGGTGGTGTAGCCCTGGTACGTGCCTTGGATGCTTTGGAAGGCGTAGATACCCTGAATGGCGATGAGCGCACTGGTGTAAACATCATTCGCACGGCCATTGAGGCTCCCCTGCGCACTATCGTGGCCAACGCCGGTGGCGAAGGCTCGGTAGTAGTACAGAAGGTACGCGAGGGTCAGGCCGACTTCGGCTACAACGCCCGCGAAGACCGTTACGAAAACCTGATGGCCGCTGGTATCCTCGACCCGACCAAGGTTACGCGCCTGGCCCTGGAGAATGCCGCTTCTATTGCCGGCCTGCTCCTGACCACGGAATGCGTGATTTCGGACGAGCCGGAAGATGACAAAGGTGGAGCCGGTGTTCCCGGTAACGCCATGGGTGGCATGGGCGGCATGATGTAA